The proteins below come from a single Vanacampus margaritifer isolate UIUO_Vmar chromosome 10, RoL_Vmar_1.0, whole genome shotgun sequence genomic window:
- the LOC144059107 gene encoding delayed-rectifier potassium channel regulatory subunit KCNS2-like isoform X7, producing MMVTERRARARARARSDAGEVLLRVNVGGLRRSVRRGTLQKFPDTRLAKLLQCRSEEDILTVCDDYDVQQKEFYFDRNPGLFPYLLHFYQTGKLHIMDELCVFSFRVSQEMAYWGIDDVFLDSCCSSAYHERKLGSRRRASWDGSDAGERDDMRRLHTELQHLAEARCGGVRRRLWLTLENPGYSLPSKLFSAASVAVLLASLAAMCVKSLPEYQTLDRDGNLTEGPAVDAVEVLSTCWFTLEVRACARTWVKVVMRFLLAPNRKQFLRHPLNVIDVASVLPVYVTLVCEWTLGAQSELGDLGRVLQVLRLMRIFRVLKLARHSTGLRSLGATLRHSYREVGILMLYLAVGVSVFSGMAYTAEYQQGRMLKGFPGGGNKNHQKDFCCLYFVDNLNTANMDF from the exons ATGATGGTGACGGAGCGTCGTGCGCGTGCGCGGGCGCGTGCGCGGTCGGATGCGGGCGAGGTTCTGCTGCGCGTCAACGTAGGCGGGCTGAGACGCAGCGTCCGCCGCGGCACCCTCCAGAAGTTTCCCGACACCAGGCTGGCAAAGTTGCTGCAGTGCCGCTCGGAAGAGGACATCCTGACG GTGTGCGACGACTACGACGTGCAGCAGAAGGAATTCTACTTTGACAGGAACCCGGGCCTCTTCCCGTACCTGCTGCACTTCTACCAGACGGGAAAACTTCACATCATGGACGAGCTGTGCGTCTTCTCCTTCAG GGTCAGTCAGGAGATGGCGTACTGGGGCATCGACGACGTCTTCCTGGACTCGTGCTGCAGCTCGGCTTATCACGAGCGCAAGCTGGGAAGCCGCCGGCGGGCCAGCTGGGACGGCAGCGACGCCGGCGAGCGTGACGACATGCGCCGACTGCACAC GGAGCTGCAGCACCTGGCCGAGGCGCGCTGCGGCGGCGTGCGCCGGCGTCTGTGGCTGACGCTGGAGAATCCGGGCTACTCGCTTCCCAGCAAATTGTTCAGCGCCGCCTCGGTGGCCGTGTTGCTGGCCTCGCTGGCCGCCATGTGCGTCAAGAGCCTTCCCGAATATCAG ACGTTGGACCGGGACGGCAACTTGACGGAGGGGCCCGCCGTCGACGCGGTGGAAGTCCTCAGCACCTGCTGGTTCACCTTGGAGGTGCGTGCATGCGCACGCACGTGGGTCAAG GTGGTGATGCGCTTCCTGCTGGCTCCAAACAGGAAGCAGTTTTTGCGCCACCCTCTCAACGTGATCGACGTGGCGTCCGTTCTTCCCGTCTACGTGACACTAGTGTGCGAATGGACGCTGGGCGCCCAGTCGGAGCTGGGAGACCTGGGTCGCGTGCTCCAG GTTTTGCGGCTGATGCGGATCTTCCGAGTTCTGAAGCTGGCTCGCCACTCCACCGGCCTGCGCTCACTGGGGGCCACGCTCAGG cacAGTTACCGCGAGGTGGGCATCCTGATGCTCTACTTGGCCGTGGGCGTGTCCGTCTTCTCCGGGATGGCCTACACCGCAGAGTACCAGCAG